A window of the Streptomyces sp. JB150 genome harbors these coding sequences:
- a CDS encoding GNAT family N-acetyltransferase — protein sequence MLIREATADDWPRIWPFWHRIVAAGETYSWDPGTGEEAARALWMSPAKRVYVAEDPSGAVVGSAYLMPNYGGPAAGIANAGFMVDPDQGGRGIGRALAEHVLAEAAAHGYRGMVFNAVVETNPAVALWTSLGFTILGTVPEAFDHPRHGLVGLHIMYKALQPAGPAPRPDERAAQGL from the coding sequence ATGCTGATCAGAGAAGCCACCGCCGACGACTGGCCGCGCATCTGGCCCTTCTGGCACCGCATCGTCGCCGCCGGCGAGACCTACAGCTGGGATCCCGGCACCGGCGAGGAAGCGGCCCGCGCGCTCTGGATGAGCCCGGCCAAGCGCGTCTACGTCGCCGAGGACCCCTCGGGAGCCGTCGTCGGCTCGGCCTACCTGATGCCCAACTACGGCGGTCCCGCCGCGGGCATCGCGAACGCCGGCTTCATGGTCGACCCCGACCAGGGCGGCCGGGGCATCGGCCGCGCCCTCGCCGAGCACGTCCTTGCCGAGGCCGCCGCGCACGGCTACCGGGGCATGGTGTTCAACGCGGTCGTCGAGACCAACCCGGCGGTCGCGCTGTGGACGTCCCTCGGGTTCACCATCCTCGGCACGGTGCCGGAGGCCTTCGACCACCCCCGGCACGGACTCGTCGGCCTGCACATCATGTACAAGGCCCTCCAGCCGGCCGGCCCGGCACCCCGGCCGGACGAGCGGGCCGCCCAGGGCCTCTAA
- a CDS encoding amidase: MTNWVGRTAVEIAAAVRDKQVTPREVVAEHLARIERLDGRVGAFRTVRTEAALREADEVGARGDLAGLPLAGVPVAVKDNLAVRGEATRNGSAATADTPAERDHVTVARLRAAGAVVVGLTNVPELCVFGTTEGVHGTARNPWDLSRTAGGSSGGSAAAVAAGMVPIALGNDGMGSLRIPAANCGLVTVKPGHGVVPAGIGRGDWFGMAENGPLATTVADARLMLSVLADAGFDGVGVRPDARDTQDTQGTPTTSATAGTAGTAGTAGTCRIALSLRAPIAGAVVTKPYTAAAREAAGLLMKAGHQVRRADPPYPRSLALTALAHWTAGTSVDAQGLDARLLARRTRVHAAVGRRFAGRVRAGSAREALRRRLEPFFEEYDVLLTPALARRSPRAVPWHERGWLRNLVANSAYAPMTPPWNLTGWPAMAVPLGTLPSGAPCAVQLVGRPGAEARLLQLAGQLERLRPWERTAPLG; this comes from the coding sequence GTGACCAACTGGGTCGGACGGACCGCCGTCGAGATCGCCGCCGCCGTGCGGGACAAGCAGGTCACGCCCCGGGAGGTGGTGGCGGAGCATCTGGCGCGCATCGAGCGGCTGGACGGACGGGTCGGTGCCTTCCGGACGGTGCGGACGGAGGCGGCGCTGCGGGAGGCCGACGAGGTGGGGGCGCGCGGAGATCTGGCCGGGCTGCCGCTGGCCGGGGTGCCCGTGGCCGTCAAGGACAATCTGGCGGTGCGCGGCGAGGCCACCAGGAACGGCTCGGCCGCGACCGCGGACACACCGGCCGAACGGGACCACGTCACCGTGGCCCGGCTGCGGGCGGCGGGCGCGGTGGTCGTGGGGCTGACGAACGTGCCGGAGCTGTGCGTCTTCGGTACGACGGAGGGCGTGCACGGCACTGCCCGCAACCCCTGGGACCTGTCCCGCACCGCGGGTGGCTCGTCGGGCGGCAGCGCCGCCGCCGTGGCCGCCGGGATGGTGCCGATCGCGCTCGGCAACGACGGCATGGGGTCCCTGCGCATCCCGGCGGCCAACTGCGGCCTGGTCACCGTCAAGCCGGGCCACGGCGTGGTCCCGGCGGGGATCGGCCGGGGCGACTGGTTCGGCATGGCGGAGAACGGCCCGCTCGCCACGACCGTCGCGGACGCGCGGCTGATGCTGTCCGTCCTCGCGGACGCGGGCTTCGACGGCGTGGGCGTACGACCGGACGCGCGCGACACGCAGGACACCCAGGGCACGCCTACGACGTCGGCCACGGCGGGCACGGCGGGCACGGCGGGCACGGCGGGCACGTGCAGGATCGCGCTGTCGCTGCGCGCCCCGATCGCCGGGGCCGTCGTCACCAAGCCGTACACCGCCGCCGCGCGGGAGGCGGCCGGACTGCTGATGAAGGCGGGGCACCAGGTGCGGCGCGCGGATCCGCCCTATCCGCGCTCGCTCGCGCTCACCGCGCTGGCGCACTGGACGGCCGGCACCTCGGTCGACGCCCAGGGGCTGGACGCCCGGCTGCTGGCCCGGCGTACCCGCGTCCACGCGGCCGTCGGGCGGCGGTTCGCGGGGCGGGTGCGCGCCGGGTCGGCCCGCGAGGCGCTGCGCCGGCGGCTGGAGCCGTTCTTCGAGGAGTACGACGTGCTGCTCACCCCCGCGCTCGCCCGCCGCTCCCCGCGGGCGGTGCCGTGGCACGAGCGGGGCTGGCTGCGCAACCTCGTGGCCAACTCGGCGTACGCGCCGATGACTCCTCCCTGGAACCTCACCGGCTGGCCCGCGATGGCCGTGCCCCTCGGCACGCTGCCCTCGGGCGCCCCGTGCGCCGTCCAGCTGGTGGGCCGGCCGGGCGCGGAGGCGCGACTGCTGCAGCTGGCGGGGCAGTTGGAGCGGCTGCGGCCGTGGGAGCGGACCGCGCCGCTCGGTTAG
- a CDS encoding polysaccharide lyase family 1 protein — protein MAARSHRRSLRSRRAAVVCAAVVTAGVGAGVLVMNANAGTVDLYHQTLAAKDGWASSGAGTTGGTKADAAHTFTVSTRAQLVKALGSVSDTTPRIIKINGMIDANTDDSGKKLTCADYASGTGYSLSAYLKAYDPATYGRSKLPSGTQETARAAAQAKQGRNIVFKVPANTTIVGVPGTNAGLTGAMLQIQNVDNVIIRNLTFAATEDCFPQWDPTDGDDGNWNSNYDSVSLRGATHVWADHNTFTDAPHFDSANPKYFGREYQMHDGALDITKGSDLVTVSRNQFTNHDKTMLIGSSDTDSVGKLRVSIHHNVWKGITQRAPLARIGQIHIYNNHYDVTPLNGYTPQYSINSRAKAQVVAENNYWKLPSGAKAAKLLSGDGTGSVKGSGNLVNGTVTDLVAAYNAASSKDLKTTVNWAPALTAGLEASASDLPASLAATTGAGVLT, from the coding sequence GTGGCTGCTCGCTCCCACCGCCGGTCCCTCCGTTCCCGTCGTGCCGCCGTCGTCTGCGCGGCCGTCGTGACCGCGGGCGTCGGCGCTGGTGTTCTCGTGATGAACGCCAACGCCGGGACCGTCGACCTGTACCACCAGACGCTCGCCGCGAAGGACGGCTGGGCGTCCTCCGGTGCGGGGACCACCGGTGGCACGAAGGCCGACGCCGCCCACACCTTCACCGTCTCCACCCGGGCGCAGCTCGTGAAGGCGCTGGGCTCGGTCTCCGACACCACGCCCCGCATCATCAAGATCAACGGCATGATCGACGCCAACACCGATGACAGCGGCAAGAAGCTGACCTGCGCCGACTACGCTTCCGGCACCGGCTACTCGCTGTCGGCCTACCTCAAGGCCTACGACCCGGCCACCTACGGCCGCTCCAAGCTGCCCTCCGGCACCCAGGAGACGGCGCGCGCCGCCGCCCAGGCCAAGCAGGGCAGGAACATCGTCTTCAAGGTGCCCGCCAACACGACGATCGTGGGCGTCCCCGGCACGAACGCGGGCCTCACCGGTGCCATGCTGCAGATCCAGAACGTGGACAACGTCATCATCCGCAACCTGACCTTCGCCGCCACCGAGGACTGCTTCCCGCAGTGGGACCCGACCGACGGCGACGACGGCAACTGGAACTCCAACTACGACTCGGTGTCCCTGCGCGGCGCGACCCACGTGTGGGCGGACCACAACACCTTCACCGATGCGCCGCACTTCGACAGCGCCAACCCGAAGTACTTCGGCCGCGAGTACCAGATGCACGACGGCGCCCTCGACATCACCAAGGGATCCGACCTGGTGACCGTCTCGCGCAACCAGTTCACCAACCACGACAAGACCATGCTGATCGGCAGCAGCGACACCGACAGCGTCGGCAAGCTGCGCGTCTCCATCCACCACAACGTGTGGAAGGGCATCACGCAGCGTGCCCCGCTGGCCCGCATCGGCCAGATCCACATCTACAACAACCACTACGACGTGACGCCCCTCAACGGGTACACGCCGCAGTACAGCATCAACTCCCGTGCCAAGGCCCAGGTCGTCGCGGAGAACAACTACTGGAAGCTGCCGTCCGGCGCGAAGGCCGCCAAGCTCCTCAGCGGTGACGGCACCGGCTCGGTCAAGGGCTCCGGCAACCTCGTCAACGGCACCGTGACCGACCTCGTCGCCGCCTACAACGCCGCCTCGTCCAAGGACCTGAAGACCACGGTCAACTGGGCCCCGGCCCTCACGGCGGGCCTGGAGGCCTCGGCGAGCGACCTGCCGGCGTCGCTGGCGGCGACGACCGGGGCGGGCGTGCTCACGTAG
- a CDS encoding 2'-5' RNA ligase family protein, whose protein sequence is MRTVELLLDEAADAAVREAWRRLADAGLPSQARHRSPTNSPHLTLAACPELTAPIRWALADVAAALPLPARCTGVVRFARPTSVLAWALDLDEALAGLHRRVWEAVVSDSPPETLNPFHAPARWSPHITLGRTRRAGAFAGRRVCEVLPAPPLSVRLTTLRSYDTETGALEVLGPRS, encoded by the coding sequence GTGCGCACGGTCGAGCTCCTGCTGGACGAGGCGGCGGACGCGGCGGTCCGGGAGGCCTGGCGACGGCTCGCTGACGCGGGGCTGCCCAGCCAGGCGCGCCACCGCTCACCGACCAACAGCCCGCACCTCACCTTGGCCGCCTGCCCGGAGCTGACCGCCCCGATCCGCTGGGCACTCGCCGATGTGGCCGCCGCCCTGCCGCTGCCGGCGCGGTGTACGGGCGTGGTCCGCTTCGCACGGCCCACCTCGGTACTGGCCTGGGCGCTGGACCTCGACGAGGCGCTGGCCGGTCTGCACCGCCGGGTGTGGGAGGCGGTGGTCTCGGACAGCCCGCCCGAGACCCTCAACCCCTTCCACGCACCCGCGCGCTGGAGCCCGCACATCACCCTCGGCCGGACCCGGCGGGCCGGTGCCTTCGCCGGCCGGCGGGTCTGCGAGGTGCTGCCGGCGCCGCCGCTGTCGGTCCGGCTCACCACCCTGCGCAGCTACGACACCGAAACCGGCGCCCTGGAGGTACTGGGACCCCGCTCCTGA
- a CDS encoding YihY/virulence factor BrkB family protein has translation MGTVVHVPQTRDMIGEELSGDEAFTALRRYGGVQLLADAFARFRYADGFTNARGLGFQIVLGMLPFTIALVGVATAAHTESIGRIIELTLGRIVPGASTEVVEEALTGTRRSAHSDVWSTVALWLGLGFSVLNLASAMGQVERGANRIYGIERDRPFPLKYGRALLLAFAAGVPMVLGFLVLVAGEAVGESTAEAFGWPRMPAWWAAVRFPVGAVLAWIASAVIFRWSPRRDQPGYTWLAFGSAVHLVLWVGATWLLTLYVARSGSFGAVYGPLTAFVALLLWANLTGIALFLGMAFAAQLEAARAGLTDPVHPDPGSGP, from the coding sequence ATGGGCACAGTCGTACACGTTCCGCAGACACGGGACATGATCGGGGAGGAACTCTCCGGCGACGAGGCATTCACCGCGCTGCGCCGCTACGGCGGCGTGCAACTGCTGGCCGACGCGTTCGCGCGGTTCCGGTACGCCGACGGCTTCACCAACGCGCGCGGACTCGGTTTCCAGATCGTGCTCGGCATGCTGCCCTTCACCATCGCCCTGGTAGGGGTCGCCACCGCGGCGCACACGGAGAGTATCGGGCGGATCATCGAGCTGACCCTGGGCCGGATCGTGCCCGGAGCCAGCACCGAGGTGGTCGAGGAGGCACTGACCGGGACCCGGCGCAGCGCCCACTCCGATGTGTGGAGCACGGTCGCACTCTGGCTCGGCCTCGGGTTCTCGGTGCTCAATCTGGCCTCCGCCATGGGGCAGGTGGAACGCGGCGCCAACCGCATCTACGGCATCGAACGCGACCGCCCCTTCCCGCTCAAGTACGGCAGGGCCCTGCTGCTCGCCTTCGCCGCGGGCGTCCCCATGGTGCTCGGCTTCCTCGTCCTGGTGGCCGGCGAGGCGGTGGGCGAGTCGACCGCCGAGGCCTTCGGCTGGCCACGGATGCCGGCGTGGTGGGCCGCCGTGCGCTTCCCGGTCGGCGCGGTACTCGCCTGGATCGCCTCCGCGGTCATCTTCCGCTGGTCACCGCGCCGCGATCAGCCCGGCTACACCTGGCTTGCCTTCGGCTCGGCCGTGCACCTCGTGCTGTGGGTCGGCGCCACCTGGCTGCTGACCCTGTACGTCGCCAGGAGCGGTTCCTTCGGCGCCGTGTACGGTCCCCTCACGGCGTTCGTGGCCCTGCTGCTGTGGGCGAATCTCACCGGCATCGCGCTGTTCCTCGGCATGGCCTTCGCCGCCCAGCTCGAGGCGGCGCGGGCCGGACTGACCGACCCGGTCCACCCCGACCCCGGATCGGGCCCTTGA
- a CDS encoding SDR family NAD(P)-dependent oxidoreductase, with product MTVTEDGTQTPDEVVYGPGIDPERLAICLSVLEELDKLEVDHPDAIKVRRATSHIYRTVKQRRRQERRAAKTAHDRQVTEATATGSAERIDDETEGILPSSKIEPGRIAGILQRPRSCYVCKARYVEVDYFYHQLCQKCAAENRAKRDARADLTGRRALLTGGRAKIGMYIALRLLRDGAHTTITTRFPKDAIRRFKAMEDSADWIHRLEVVGIDLRDPAQAVALADQVAEAGPLDILINNATQTVRRLPSAYAALVEGESAPLPAGELPAHHVIGAFNSGAVDGLAALPLGTSGLDAQQVADLALVAGNASIARHLDGTAIDAGGLVPDVVDTNTWVQTIEQISPVELLETQLCNYTAPFILISKLRSVMAEAARKAPSGRSYIVNVSAMEGVFNRGYKGAGHPNTNAAKAAMNMVTRTSAQEMYETDRILMTSVDTGWITDERPHFDKLRLAEEGFHAPLDLVDGAARVYDPIVRGEAGEDLYGVFLKDYAPGKW from the coding sequence ATGACGGTCACAGAGGACGGCACCCAGACCCCGGACGAGGTGGTCTACGGGCCCGGCATCGACCCCGAGCGCCTGGCGATCTGCCTCAGCGTGCTCGAAGAGCTCGACAAGCTGGAGGTCGACCACCCCGACGCGATCAAGGTGCGCCGGGCCACCTCGCACATCTACCGGACGGTGAAGCAGCGCCGCCGCCAGGAGCGCCGGGCCGCCAAGACCGCCCACGACCGGCAGGTCACCGAGGCCACCGCGACCGGCTCCGCCGAGCGCATCGACGACGAGACCGAGGGCATCCTGCCCTCCTCCAAGATCGAGCCGGGCCGCATCGCCGGGATACTCCAGCGCCCGCGCTCCTGCTACGTCTGCAAGGCGCGGTACGTCGAGGTCGACTACTTCTACCACCAGCTCTGCCAGAAGTGCGCCGCCGAGAACCGGGCCAAGCGCGACGCCCGCGCCGACCTCACCGGCCGGCGGGCGCTGCTCACCGGCGGCCGCGCCAAGATCGGCATGTACATTGCCCTGCGGCTGCTGCGTGACGGCGCTCACACGACGATCACCACCCGGTTCCCCAAGGACGCCATCCGCCGTTTCAAGGCCATGGAGGACTCCGCGGACTGGATCCACCGCCTGGAGGTCGTCGGCATCGACCTGCGCGACCCCGCCCAGGCCGTGGCCCTCGCCGACCAGGTCGCCGAGGCCGGTCCGCTCGACATCCTGATCAACAACGCGACGCAGACCGTGCGCCGCCTGCCCTCCGCCTACGCCGCCCTGGTCGAGGGCGAGAGCGCCCCGCTGCCCGCCGGGGAACTCCCCGCCCACCACGTCATCGGCGCCTTCAACTCCGGCGCCGTCGACGGGCTCGCCGCGCTGCCCCTCGGGACCAGCGGCCTCGACGCCCAGCAGGTCGCCGACCTCGCCCTGGTCGCGGGCAACGCCAGCATCGCCCGCCACCTCGACGGCACCGCCATCGACGCCGGCGGCCTGGTGCCGGACGTCGTCGACACCAACACCTGGGTCCAGACCATCGAGCAGATCTCCCCGGTGGAGCTGCTCGAGACCCAGCTGTGCAACTACACCGCGCCGTTCATCCTGATCAGCAAGTTGCGCTCGGTGATGGCCGAGGCCGCCCGCAAGGCGCCCAGCGGACGCTCCTACATCGTCAACGTCTCCGCGATGGAGGGCGTCTTCAACCGCGGTTACAAGGGCGCGGGACACCCGAACACCAACGCCGCCAAGGCCGCGATGAACATGGTGACGCGGACCAGCGCCCAGGAGATGTACGAAACCGACCGCATCCTCATGACCTCCGTCGACACCGGCTGGATCACCGACGAACGCCCGCACTTCGACAAGCTGCGCCTCGCCGAGGAGGGCTTCCACGCCCCGCTCGACCTGGTCGACGGCGCGGCCCGGGTCTACGACCCGATCGTGCGCGGCGAGGCGGGCGAGGACCTGTACGGCGTCTTCCTGAAGGACTACGCGCCCGGTAAGTGGTAG
- the glgC gene encoding glucose-1-phosphate adenylyltransferase produces MRRGGPSVLGIVLAGGEGKRLMPLTADRAKPAVTFGGTYRLVDFVLSNLVNADILRICVLTQYKSHSLDRHITTTWRMSSLLGNYVTPVPAQQRLGPRWYLGSADAILQSLNLIYDERPEYVAVFGADHVYRMDPRQMLAQHIESGAGVTVAGIRVPRAESSSFGVITPGSDGRTVERFLEKPADPPGLPDRPDCVFASMGNYIFTTKALIEALHRDAEDENSAHDMGGSILPQLTDRGEAQLYDFGDNHVPGETSRDQGYWRDVGTLDAYYDAHMDLIAERPAFNLYNRSWPIYTHSGQLSPARFNAGGIAGESIISAGCLIRGQVTRSVLSPGVVVDPGAVVQGSVLHDNVHIGRGAVVRGAVLDKNVEVPPGATIGVNPERDAELYTVSKNGVIALGKGQRVP; encoded by the coding sequence ATGCGTCGTGGGGGTCCTTCGGTGCTCGGAATCGTCCTGGCGGGAGGCGAGGGCAAACGCCTGATGCCCCTGACCGCCGACCGCGCGAAACCCGCGGTCACCTTCGGCGGCACCTACCGCCTCGTCGACTTCGTCCTGTCCAACCTGGTCAACGCCGACATCCTGCGCATCTGCGTGCTGACCCAGTACAAGTCGCACTCCCTGGACCGGCACATCACCACCACCTGGCGGATGTCCAGCCTGCTCGGCAACTACGTCACCCCGGTCCCGGCCCAGCAGCGCCTCGGCCCGCGCTGGTACCTGGGCAGCGCGGACGCCATCCTCCAGTCCCTGAACCTGATCTACGACGAACGGCCCGAGTACGTCGCGGTGTTCGGCGCCGACCACGTGTACCGCATGGACCCGCGGCAGATGCTCGCCCAGCACATCGAGTCCGGCGCCGGGGTGACCGTCGCCGGGATCCGCGTCCCGCGCGCCGAGTCGTCGTCCTTCGGCGTGATCACCCCCGGCTCGGACGGCCGGACGGTGGAACGCTTCCTGGAGAAGCCGGCCGACCCTCCCGGACTGCCGGACCGGCCCGACTGCGTCTTCGCCTCGATGGGCAACTACATCTTCACCACCAAGGCCCTGATCGAGGCCCTGCACCGGGACGCCGAGGACGAGAACTCCGCGCACGACATGGGCGGTTCGATCCTGCCCCAGCTCACCGACCGCGGCGAGGCGCAGCTGTACGACTTCGGCGACAACCACGTGCCCGGCGAGACCAGCCGCGACCAGGGGTACTGGCGGGACGTCGGCACCCTCGACGCGTACTACGACGCCCACATGGACCTCATCGCCGAGCGCCCCGCCTTCAACCTCTACAACCGCAGCTGGCCCATCTACACCCACTCCGGCCAGCTCTCCCCGGCCCGCTTCAACGCGGGCGGCATCGCCGGCGAGTCGATCATCAGCGCCGGGTGCCTGATCCGGGGGCAGGTCACCCGGTCGGTGCTCTCGCCCGGGGTGGTGGTCGACCCCGGCGCGGTGGTGCAGGGCTCGGTGCTGCACGACAACGTGCACATCGGCCGGGGCGCGGTGGTGCGGGGCGCCGTACTGGACAAGAACGTCGAGGTGCCGCCGGGCGCCACCATCGGCGTCAACCCGGAGCGCGACGCCGAGCTGTACACCGTCTCCAAGAACGGGGTGATCGCCCTCGGGAAGGGCCAGCGCGTGCCCTAG